A window of Marmota flaviventris isolate mMarFla1 chromosome 11, mMarFla1.hap1, whole genome shotgun sequence genomic DNA:
TTCACTTCCTAGTCCTGTTACTTCTAATTCCAGGCTGCAAGCTCTGGGCTTCATTTTCTCATAAAAGAAGGAAGGGCTTATAATGGTAGTCTCACATGGGCCAGACTGTCCTGCAGATCAAATTTGGCTGCACACATGTGAGTCCTTTGCAAGCTGTGAAACACTGATCCGAGGGAAGATACATTAGGAGCAATCGTTTATACCTCAAACTTAGTTGTTTATGAGAGTCCTTCCTCCAGAGGGTTTGATGGGGGAAGAAGAAAGTCACTGAGACATCAGGGGCCTACTGGGAAGGAACTAGCAGATGCAGGAAGAGAAGGAGCTCAGCAGACCAGAGAGGATTTGCTCTGTACAGACATTCtcacctccattttttttttttttttaagttttatactcTTGACCCTGTTCAAGCCTTCTTTATGAGCTTGAGTTTACATTTTTGTTCATCAGAGCTGGGAACCCAAGCCCAATAGCCCAATATTAAGTTGctctgtttttttctgaaatggaaaGGGACAGCAGGGCTGCCTAGGCTGGGCTTTGTTCCTGAGTTGCAGCCAGTCTGTGCCTCTTGCAGGAAAAACAACCTGActttctctctagcttccctTAATGCTACTGAGATTGAAAATAATGCCTTTTGCCAGAGGTATATTTGTCTTTTTACTCTAACATCTAATTATTTTGTATGTCATCCAAGGAAAGCCTCAGTTAGACCACCACAAAtctaagaaagaaataacaaaacaaatacacaaaaataattacTTCAAAATGGTCCTGAGCAGGGCCACTCATATGGTTCCTGCAGCTTGTGGTACCAGAAAACGCTAAGGAGCGTCCTTCGTGTCAAAGGAATGGTGGATGGCGCCCTCTTGAGTTTCACATTTGTAGAGGTGCTGGTTTGGACAGTCTCTTAATTTGGTCACCTTTAttgtggaaaaataaagaagtgcCCATACCCAGGGGTGGGTGCGATAGGTTGCTAAAATGCGGTCAGGTTGTCTGATGTCCCCTCGTCTGCTCTTGCTGGGTCCACAGTCCAGCTCTCACAGGATCAGGATCTATGAGCGAGAGGACTACAGGGGCCAGATGGTAGAGATCACCGAGGACTGCTCCTCTCTTCAGGACCGCTTCCACTTCAGTGACATCCACTCTTTCCACGTGCTAGAGGGCTACTGGGTCCTCTATGAGCTGCCCAACTACCGGGGGCGACAGTACCTGCTGAGGCCGGGGGAGTACAGGCGCTACGTCGACTGGGGCGCCCTGAGTGCCCGAGTGGGCTCTTTGAGGAGGGTTATAGATTTCTATTGAAATGTTTTTACTCTACCTTTTTCTCCATCTGGAAGTTAATAAAGTATTTCCTGAGTGTTTCATGCAATGATGGACTTCTCTGTTCCTTCCAGCCTCCTTGGAAAGGCTCAACAAAAATGTAACCAGGAATAATGGGgattttcttctcaaaataaataaataaataaaaggtggtaTAGAGTAGCATTAAGAGCACAGCCTCTGGAGCCAGGGTGCCTGGGTCCCACTTACTAGCTACCGGTGTAGGGCAAGTAATTTAgcatttctgtgcctcagtttcctagttTGTAAAAATGTGGGGGTAATATACTTTTCACCTCATGAGGCTTAAAGGTAGATGAAAAGAGCTACTACTAGTAATTCTCTTACAATGATGCCACAAAGTAATTACTGTACAATAAGGATTTATAACCttgcttattattatttggaTTGTATATTAGTGTTTTTCACAAAGTATCAATAGTGGGTTAAAGATCAACTGCATCAGAATCTTCCCCCCCACACCCATGCTTGTTAAAGTTCAAATTTCTAGACCTCCATCCCAGGTAATTATTATGCAGATGACATTTGAGAACCACAGTTCTAAATCACATGTTTGTAATACAGAATTACATCCAAAAACATGCACACCCCCATTTACATACTGCACTTTTCACTGGGAAACAACAGTGATCAGAATGGCACACCTGAGAGCTCATAATGGGAGAGCTGAAGATCCTATAGAATTTGTACAATAATTATCCCAGTAACAGACTAGCAGCACGTGGGTCTAAAGAGTGGTGGGAGCATGAGGACAGGAACCCAAGACACTAGGCAGTCTTCTGAAGTGCTCCAAATGCAACCACAGCTAGGATCCACTTTGAATGTTCCCAAGACCATGCAGATCACTGCACACAAGTATCAAGGATGCGGCTCCAAAACTGATTGGTAAAATGTCTAacattttctagaaaaagaaattgaaacagtCATCACGCTGACATGACAGGCAATACCATTAAGGGATTGGAACTCTAAAATGTGATTGAAATCTGAGTGGTAGGGCTTGACTCTGAACTGTACCTTGTATTACAAACAAGAATCTCAAGTAGGGTTTCCCCAGACACAGATCATGAACCAGTGACTCAGGGGGAGGTGATTTATTACTAGGGAAGTGCTTCCAGGGGAAAAGATGAGGGAATTTGGGAAGCAAGACAATCTTTGGGAAGAAGCTGGCTGGGCCTGATCTTGGGAGAGCCCTGGGACAGAATTGCAAAGGTTCCAGATGCTTGAATCCCACATCAGTCTCTTCTGTCATGGGAAAGGAGGACACAGGACTCTCAGAGCCTTCTAACTCTCCTTACTAGTGAGGGGCAATCTGCAGAAGATTGCAGGGCAAGTTTAAGCAGCAAAGCCTACAGAAGCCAGTCTGAGCTCTGAGAGCTGCTAAAGAGGTCCTGTGGGGATCTGGGCAGATCAAAGCAGTAGGAATGAAGGGTCTACCTTGTAAGGTATGGGCTTAAAATGACAT
This region includes:
- the LOC114097828 gene encoding gamma-crystallin E, whose product is MGKITFYEDRGFQGRHYECSSDHSNLQPYFSRCNSVRVDSGCWMLYEQPNYLGGQYFLRRGDYPDYQQWMGLSDSIRSCRLIPHSSSHRIRIYEREDYRGQMVEITEDCSSLQDRFHFSDIHSFHVLEGYWVLYELPNYRGRQYLLRPGEYRRYVDWGALSARVGSLRRVIDFY